The Methanofollis sp. UBA420 genome contains a region encoding:
- a CDS encoding DNA topoisomerase IV subunit A translates to MSTKEETEALGLEKLKAIAERWYDQLIDGRIPSIALPTRTKQNIAYDEESEVWKYGDKESMRSAATAKGAVHLLKMAYVIGFLKQQLAENRSSTLREMYYISEGWKQAKFGAQDESNKLVEDLEILTDIQREVYHLRPEEDGASIFGPIRIREKTRRGVREIHCQDDVGETGYQIPNNVDALDFLDHDAKFVIALETGGMYARLIENGFDDEYGAALVHLKGQPARSTRRLLKRINEEFKLPIVVFTDGDPWSYRIYASVAYGSIKAAHMSELLATPQAQFIGVQPSDIRDYDLPADHLSEQDVAALKSELTDPRFATDYWREQIGLQLEMGLKAEQQAFAAQGLDFVTKEYLPARLSEMGVL, encoded by the coding sequence GTGAGCACGAAAGAGGAGACTGAGGCCCTCGGCCTTGAAAAACTGAAGGCGATCGCGGAGCGCTGGTACGACCAGCTCATCGACGGCCGGATCCCCTCGATCGCCCTGCCGACGCGGACCAAACAGAACATCGCGTACGACGAGGAGAGCGAGGTCTGGAAGTACGGCGACAAGGAGAGCATGCGCTCGGCCGCCACCGCGAAGGGGGCCGTCCACCTCCTGAAGATGGCGTATGTGATCGGTTTCCTGAAGCAGCAGCTGGCCGAGAACCGGTCCTCGACCTTAAGAGAGATGTACTACATCTCCGAGGGCTGGAAGCAGGCGAAGTTCGGGGCGCAGGACGAGTCCAACAAACTTGTCGAGGACCTGGAGATCCTCACCGACATCCAGCGCGAGGTCTACCACCTCCGTCCCGAGGAGGACGGGGCCTCGATCTTCGGGCCTATCAGGATCCGGGAGAAGACGCGGCGGGGCGTGCGGGAGATCCACTGCCAGGACGACGTGGGCGAAACCGGCTACCAGATCCCGAACAATGTCGACGCCCTCGACTTCCTGGACCATGACGCCAAGTTCGTCATCGCGCTGGAGACGGGCGGTATGTACGCCCGCCTCATCGAGAACGGCTTCGACGACGAGTACGGCGCGGCCCTCGTCCACCTGAAGGGCCAGCCCGCGCGTTCCACCCGGCGGCTCCTCAAGCGGATCAACGAGGAGTTCAAACTTCCGATCGTCGTCTTCACCGACGGCGACCCCTGGTCGTACCGTATCTATGCCTCGGTGGCGTACGGATCGATCAAGGCGGCGCATATGTCCGAACTGCTGGCGACGCCGCAGGCGCAGTTCATCGGGGTGCAGCCTTCGGACATCCGCGACTACGACCTCCCGGCCGACCACCTCTCCGAGCAGGATGTGGCGGCCCTGAAGTCGGAGTTGACCGATCCCAGGTTCGCGACAGACTACTGGCGGGAGCAGATCGGGTTGCAGCTGGAGATGGGGCTGAAGGCGGAACAGCAGGCCTTCGCCGCGCAGGGGCTGGACTTCGTGACGAAGGAGTATTTGCCGGCGCGTTTGAGTGAGATGGGGGTACTTTAG
- a CDS encoding DegT/DnrJ/EryC1/StrS family aminotransferase, with translation MDELKIPYCLPEIGEEEIAEVVDTLRSGWLTMGPKTIAFEEQIAAYTGAKYAVAVNSCTAALHLSLLAYGIGPGDEVITSPYTFASTGNVIVHSGARPVFADIQRDTFNIDPEKINEAITSKTKAIVPVHFAGQPCDMKEIQEIADDHDLVVIEDAAHAIGAEYRGKKIGSLSDATCFSFYATKNMTTGEGGAVTTDDQKIADKMRILRLHGISKDAWKRYSAQGSWYYEIEDCGWKYNMTDIQAALGIHQLRKLNGFVETRRKYAEMYSTGLRDLEGVVTPVEKKGRRHVYHLYPILLNGMDRGDFIGEMANMGICCSVHFIPLHLHPFYRENYGLVRGDYPLGEGAYDHEVSLPLYPAMQEETIRHVIRCVHEILK, from the coding sequence ATGGACGAATTGAAGATACCATACTGCCTTCCCGAGATCGGCGAGGAAGAGATTGCAGAAGTCGTCGATACCCTGCGGTCGGGATGGCTCACCATGGGGCCGAAGACGATCGCCTTCGAGGAGCAGATCGCGGCATATACCGGCGCAAAATATGCTGTGGCCGTGAACTCCTGTACCGCCGCCCTTCACCTCTCTCTCCTTGCCTATGGCATCGGGCCCGGCGACGAGGTGATCACCTCCCCGTACACCTTTGCTTCGACCGGGAATGTAATCGTCCACTCCGGTGCCAGGCCCGTCTTTGCCGATATCCAGCGGGATACCTTCAACATCGACCCAGAAAAGATCAACGAGGCGATCACGTCAAAGACGAAGGCCATCGTTCCGGTACATTTTGCTGGCCAGCCCTGCGACATGAAGGAGATCCAGGAGATTGCAGACGACCACGACCTTGTCGTTATCGAGGACGCGGCCCATGCGATCGGAGCGGAATACCGCGGGAAAAAGATCGGTTCCTTAAGCGATGCCACCTGCTTCAGTTTCTATGCCACGAAGAACATGACCACCGGCGAAGGAGGTGCGGTCACCACCGACGACCAGAAGATCGCCGACAAAATGCGGATCCTCAGGCTGCACGGGATCAGCAAGGACGCCTGGAAGAGGTACTCGGCACAGGGATCGTGGTATTACGAGATCGAAGACTGCGGCTGGAAATATAACATGACCGATATCCAGGCGGCGCTCGGGATCCACCAGTTGAGGAAACTGAACGGTTTTGTTGAGACGCGGCGGAAGTATGCGGAGATGTATTCAACTGGCCTCCGCGATCTCGAGGGAGTGGTGACGCCGGTTGAAAAAAAGGGTCGGAGACATGTCTACCATCTCTATCCGATTCTTCTCAATGGAATGGATCGGGGCGATTTTATCGGGGAGATGGCAAATATGGGCATCTGCTGTAGCGTTCACTTCATTCCGTTGCATCTTCATCCGTTTTATCGAGAAAACTATGGTCTGGTGCGGGGTGATTATCCCCTTGGGGAAGGAGCATACGATCATGAAGTCTCTCTTCCTTTGTATCCAGCAATGCAGGAAGAAACCATTCGTCATGTCATACGATGTGTCCACGAGATTTTGAAATAG
- a CDS encoding glycosyltransferase, producing the protein MHICYLADIRSIHTRRWIEYFATHHQVTLITLDYLETPELRAHRSFYDSIGVSVITVSYAFPSIALAPVRIRSILKRLDPDVVHAHYATHYGFCAAFSGRPYVLTLWGSDIFQDPKKNPLFRYMVTKALRDADVITCDGMNYLPAIHDLGGEGKDIHVIHHGVNTTLFHPGKRNKTLFAGLFSNQNDPLVIDIRGFRSVYNAETLIRAVPSVLKEIPDAKFILGGEGEEKAWNQDLAASLGVANAVFFVGWIPHDELPAFLSSADVYVSTSLSDGGAVVSTLEALAAGLPVVATDSGDHALWVQNGVNGFIIPKKDSQTLARKIVYLLRNEDSRIRFGAASRRIAEEKAGYDTQMKEMGMIYNCLKGRQA; encoded by the coding sequence ATGCATATCTGTTATCTTGCGGATATCAGGTCGATCCATACCAGACGCTGGATTGAATATTTTGCCACTCACCACCAGGTCACCCTTATCACCCTTGATTATCTGGAAACTCCTGAACTTCGTGCTCATCGATCATTTTACGATTCTATCGGCGTTAGCGTCATCACGGTTTCCTATGCTTTTCCCTCAATCGCCCTGGCACCCGTGAGGATCCGGAGCATTCTGAAGCGTCTGGATCCAGACGTTGTCCATGCCCATTATGCAACGCACTATGGTTTCTGCGCTGCCTTCTCCGGCCGCCCCTATGTCCTGACACTGTGGGGGAGCGATATTTTTCAGGATCCGAAAAAAAATCCGCTTTTTAGGTATATGGTCACAAAAGCGTTGAGGGATGCCGACGTGATCACATGCGATGGTATGAATTACCTTCCTGCAATTCACGATCTCGGAGGAGAGGGAAAAGATATTCATGTCATCCATCATGGAGTGAATACGACTCTCTTTCATCCTGGAAAGAGGAATAAGACTCTTTTTGCTGGACTTTTCTCGAACCAGAACGATCCCCTTGTCATCGACATCCGGGGTTTTCGATCGGTCTATAATGCTGAGACTCTGATCCGGGCGGTCCCCTCTGTTTTGAAGGAGATCCCTGATGCAAAATTCATCCTTGGAGGTGAAGGGGAGGAGAAGGCCTGGAATCAGGATCTTGCGGCCTCTCTCGGGGTTGCCAATGCCGTTTTCTTTGTCGGGTGGATCCCCCATGATGAGCTTCCTGCCTTTCTTTCTTCCGCCGATGTATATGTCTCCACGTCACTCTCCGACGGCGGTGCGGTGGTGAGCACGCTTGAGGCACTGGCGGCAGGTCTTCCTGTTGTCGCGACTGATAGCGGAGACCATGCACTCTGGGTCCAGAACGGGGTAAACGGGTTTATTATACCAAAAAAAGATTCTCAAACACTTGCGAGGAAAATTGTTTATCTTCTTCGGAACGAAGATAGTAGGATACGGTTTGGCGCAGCCTCGCGAAGGATTGCTGAGGAAAAAGCAGGATATGATACTCAGATGAAGGAGATGGGCATGATTTATAATTGTCTAAAGGGGAGACAGGCATGA
- a CDS encoding dTDP-glucose 4,6-dehydratase, which yields MKLLITGGAGFVGSHLCDRYVKNGDTVVCLDNFMNGSLTNVRHLLGYRNFKLINGDIRDYDLLEKIMRDVDAVIHLAAQIHVDRSIIEPRLTYEVNVLGTQNVLEVARVYDVDKVVHASTSEVYGSAQYAPMDENHPLNAPHPYGASKIAADRMCYAYIETYGMNVCIMRPFNLYGPRQKDSGYGGALSIFTKRAMGGLPPVIYGSGLQTRDYTYVDDIVEAYDLVVKYPNPLREPINFGTGVDVSIIDLAHKIIGLCGKDLTPVHVEERPGEVQRLVADISKARKLGWEPKYSIDEGLKKFIEWYRNYKVEEWAKPR from the coding sequence ATGAAACTGTTGATCACCGGCGGCGCCGGTTTTGTGGGTTCTCATCTCTGCGATCGATATGTAAAGAACGGGGATACAGTTGTCTGTCTGGATAACTTTATGAATGGAAGTCTGACAAATGTCAGACACCTTCTGGGATACCGCAATTTCAAGTTGATCAACGGCGACATCAGGGACTATGACCTCCTTGAAAAGATCATGCGTGATGTCGACGCCGTCATCCATCTTGCCGCCCAGATCCATGTGGACCGCTCCATCATCGAACCGAGGCTGACCTATGAAGTGAACGTCCTTGGCACTCAGAATGTCCTTGAGGTCGCCAGGGTCTATGACGTGGACAAGGTCGTTCATGCCTCGACGAGCGAGGTCTACGGCTCGGCGCAATATGCCCCGATGGACGAGAACCACCCGCTCAATGCCCCTCATCCCTATGGCGCAAGCAAGATTGCAGCTGACCGAATGTGCTATGCCTATATCGAGACCTATGGGATGAATGTCTGCATCATGCGGCCATTCAACCTCTATGGGCCTCGGCAGAAGGATTCCGGGTACGGCGGCGCTCTTTCCATCTTCACCAAGAGGGCGATGGGTGGCCTTCCGCCGGTGATCTACGGGAGCGGTCTGCAGACGCGGGACTACACCTATGTCGATGACATCGTGGAGGCGTACGATCTCGTCGTGAAATACCCGAATCCCCTCAGAGAACCGATCAATTTCGGGACCGGCGTCGATGTCTCGATCATCGACCTTGCCCATAAGATCATCGGTCTCTGCGGCAAGGATCTTACCCCTGTCCATGTCGAGGAGCGTCCCGGTGAGGTCCAGCGCCTTGTTGCCGATATCTCGAAGGCGAGAAAACTCGGCTGGGAACCGAAATATTCCATCGACGAAGGCTTGAAAAAGTTCATCGAATGGTACAGAAACTACAAGGTTGAAGAATGGGCGAAGCCGAGATGA